The sequence cctccgcacggtcgtctcctcacttcctaaaaaaccagtaaaTTGTTTTCTCCCATCAACAGAATTTTGACCcttactcagagacctacaatcctgggtggagaaaccatcctaatttttcttggtctaaggggcAGAGTCAAGGTCAATCTAGTAGTTCTCAACCTCCCtcaggttttggttacactaagaaatCTTCTGGTACATCCTagttccagaacccttctgagaataaaATGACTagattagaggaatctcttagtatattaaaaaagagccaggatatATTAGATaagagccaggaaatgttagcaaAGAgacatgttagttttcaacaggaaaccgagCAGGATTTTAAAACTACTAGCCaaactcttgctaagttagaacttcaagtaagtcaaatagctaagactctaagtgagagagataacagaaggttccctagtcaaccacaatccaatcctagaggagttcatgaaataTCTTTTTTTTGGTGAGAAATCACCAAACCATGTGAATccaataacaacccttaggagcgaTAAaatggtagacaataaggtatccATGCCTAGTGGATATAATGTAGTTCCAGCTTCTACtacccaagaggagcccgtagctgaagaaactgaaaaaatctttaagGATCCCCAAGAAATTCCTAATAGTaatacctttgtgcctagagccccatatccacaattgttagccccaacaaagaaggagccGAATTTCAACGAGATAATAGACACATTTAAGTAGGTGAAAATCAACATTCGTTTATTAGAAGAAATTAGGGAAATgcttgcttatgccaagttctttaaagatctttgtacatgaAAGCGTAagattaatgtccataagaaagcctttttagttggtcaagtaagttcaattcttctgaaccaaacaccccctaagtataaggaccctggatgccccaccatatcttgtgcaattggtaatcacatggtctataaggaattacttgacttaggatctagtgttaacttactccggtatcatgtatacacccagttAGGTattggtaagttgaaaccaacTAAAATAACACTAAAATTagttgataggtctgtcaaagtccctcgtggtgtcatagaagatgttctgattgaggttgataagtttatttatccagtggatttttttgttctagacacccatccctttcaggacccaagtgcttaaatcccagtgattttaggtcgcccatttttaggcACAACTAACGTTGTCATCAattgtaggaccggacttatgaatatatactttggtaatatgaccactgaactaaatgtatttaatgttactagaaaaccttctgagaacgatgatttagaagaagtgaatatgatcaacactttagttcaggataattggcttgacactttactgggagattctttagatgattttgagaaaatcattctcttagatcatatgtatgatcaatctttagaagaagctcttgagtattttaaagattctatggaccctgAAATATTCAAGAAATAGTGTCAGGTTTGTCGGAAAATAAtgataaccctaattttggggatAGTAATCTAGAGGAAGCTCTCACGTATTTTTCAGACTCTACGGATctggaaattcaagcaatagttagaggcttgtctgagagtagtgaaaaacttaagtttgggggtagtaatggttcttgtgatcgtcaagtatccGTAATTAGAGTCCCTAATTTGGGACTCGATCTTTGTGCGTCTGAGATATTACCTGAGTATATTCAGACtctgcaacccgatcctcctgatactgtctagGAGGTAACCTAGGTATTAAAGACACATTTTTCGGATTAATCTATTTATCAAGACACACATATAAAGCTCAATTATGTgccccagataaacccagttgccTTGACAAAAaacttagatgaggatgtgctccttctattcatttttctgaaccaatgcagttgtctcatatttgttTTAGCtttattatggacccacaattgtttcgactattggtatacggtTTTGAAAAATGATTATCCATTTTGTACTATTTGATATCTATCTAAAGACTTTAAATATAGTATTTACCGGGAGGCACCCACGCTCATGcatacggtaatatcctttcttatttattttccctcaagtggtaacagtttctccttgttcatgcttttaatttcatctttagaacactgaggaaaatgttagatttaagtttgggggtaagggagaaacttctagtcTCACATAGTATTCGGTtaactaagtttacatattgtttctcaccgaaaatatgTAAATTCGAATTGCTAGGGATGACATTCTAGTGGGACATTAGATAAAAAGACATTATTGAGAAATCATTGACATTCAGCAGAAAAAATttaccttttagagggtaatcgtgatggacctaaccatccatgatggaaagacaattaggtcagaaggaaatgccagaaagacaaagtgtCATGTGCCTGTCTTATAACTTGCCTGAGTGGCTGCCCTCATTTGTTTACTGGGTGCCTTAATAACTGTCTCTTAGTGGTTGATAGCTATTGTCGGCCAACCAATGCTAGAGAGACAGGTATGTGGACTATATTCGTCCTTAGCTTAGGATTCTTTCCTTCTTCTGGTTTTTATTTAAGCTGTAAGAACATCCCATTTTGGAAACAGTTATGAATTATTGAAGTGTTAATGGCTGCTTAGGCAGAGGTTACTAATTTTTCCGTTCAATTTCCGATTTATTTACCCTTAATCATTCTAGTACAGTACAATTGGTATCTAGAGCCGTTCGTTCCATTTCTAATCATGGTGGTTCCTACTTGCAAAGAGTTACATGATACTAACACCAGACAGCAGGTTGAGCTTGACTCGTTACATACGAAGGTAAACAATATCGCCTTGCAAATTACATCTACTGCTACTAAAGATGATTTATATTCTCTCAAGATCGAAATAGAGAATGGGTTTCATGCTCAATTGGAGAATTTTTTTTCTAATCGAGATCTAAATAACAGACATGATGCTGAGACTAATGGATCCAATTCAGGAGGTAACCACACAGGTGAATCTCAGTTCCATATGCATTCAGGAGGCATATCTTTTCCACCACCGCAACGTATGCCAAAAGTTGATTTCCCTCGTTTTGATGGTGATAATCCAAAAAGCTGGTTACAGAAATGTGAGTATTATTTTCAGATGCACGATCTTCCAGATAACACCAAAACTCGGATGGAGGCGATCCATCTTGATGGCAAAGCTTTTAAATGGTATGATAACTTTTGCCTCAATCAGCCTCATATTTCTTGGAAATTCTTCTGTGATAATGTGTGTGATCGTTTTGAAAACCCTGCAAATGATAATACCGTGGGATTTTTCAATAAGCTGACTCAACTCACTACAGTTGAAGcttattttgaagaatttgagtatttgaaagctttgttattgAGTGTTCGTCCACATTTTCCTGAGTCATACTTCATTGCTAGCTTTACTGGTGGTCTGAAAGAAGAACTAAGAATCTCAGTACCAATGTTCGATCCTAAAACCTTGTTACATGCTTTTGCACTTGCTAGAATGCAATAACAAACTCTCAACGTCCAACAGAAGGCTACCAAGCCAccacaaaaacttttcaacccaaatttttctacctccaAGCCATTTACTCCCACTACATGCACTCCAAAGCCTAGTGTTGTTCCTTCTACTTCACTAAATCCACAACCACTCCCAAAAATCAATGCACCCATTTCCCTTAAAAGGCTTACACCTAAACAAGTGCAAGCCAGAAAATCTAAGAGCCTATGCTTTAACTGTGATGACTATTACAGAAGAGGTCATATCTGCAAGAAGAAATATCTATGTGTTTTAATAGGAGAAGAAACTGCTGAAAGTTCTGAGCCAGAAGGGGAGTTACAATTGGATACAGAAGAGGCACCTGCTGTGGAAAGTGACATGGAGATTTCTCTACATGCTTTGACTGGTACTATCTCTACTGATACAATTAGAATACTAGGGTCAATTAATAAGAAAAACATTTCCATCCTTATTGAAACTGGAAGTACCAATAGTTTCATAGACAGTGCTCTTGCCAAAGAGCTCAAATGCCCAGTTGAACAAACTGCTAGTTTATTAGTTACTGTGGAAAATGGTGATAAAACTATCATCTCAGGTATCTGCTCTCAGCTAACTTGGTCAATGCAAGGGCACAAGTTTTGTGGTGATTTGAGGCTACTTCCCTTGGGGGGATGTGACATTGTCTTAGGGGCTGACTGGTTGAGAAACTTGGGAGATGTACTTTTCAACTTGTCTAAACTGTGCATTACTTTAAAGTATAAGGGTAAAAAGATTACTCTCACTAGAGTGCAACACAAACCTTCACTCAGCATGATGAGTGGCTCAGCAATGAAGAAATTTTTCCAGAAGCACACTCATGGATTAGTGGGTCAGTTATTTTCCATTTCTAgttccaccaccaactccaccacacCACCTCAAATATCATCATTACtcaaccaataccctgatgtttTTTGTGAGCCAACAAAGCTACCCCATACCTGAGCATTGGACCACAAAATACCTCTAAAACCAAATTCAGAACCAGTTAATCTCAGACCCTACAAGTGTTCTTACTTGCAGAAAACTGTTGTTGAGAATTTGGTTAAAGAAATGCTCCAATCTGGAATCATACAACCCAGCAACATCCCCTTTACTTCTCCAATTTTGCTTGTCAAGAAGAAGGACAATTcctggagattttgtgttgactaTAGGAAGTTAAACAGCCTCACTATCAAAGATAAATTTCCTATTCCCATCATTGATGAGCTTCTAGATGAATTACATGGTTCCAAGTTCTTCACTAAGATTGATTTGAAATCTGGGTACCACCAAATCAGAGTACACCCATCTGACATTCATAAAACAACTTTCAGAACCCATCATGGGCACTTTGAATTTcaggtcatgccatttggcctcacCAACGCTCCTGCCACTTTTCAATCTCTCatgaatattatttttcaagaccACCTAAGGAAGTTCATCCTTGTATTTTTTGATGACATTTTGATCTATAACCCTACCCTAGAAAGCCACTTGCTTTACTTACAAACTACATTGGAAATTCTCAGAAACAACAACTTGTCTGCCAACTTTTCCAAATGTTCATTTGGCCAACAAAACATAGAGTACTTGGGCCATATTATTACAGCCACTGGGGTTATGGCCGATCCTGCTAAAATTTCAGCTATGGTGGATTGGCCTATTCCTACAAACATTAAAGCATTGAGAGGATTTTTGGGTCTCACAGGGTACTATAGGAAATTTGTCAAGAATTATGGTATCGTCAGCAGGCCATTGACTGAGTTATTAAAGAAGGATGCATTCCTGTGGTCACCTGCTGCCACTACTGCATTTAATGCTCTCAAGACTGCCATGAAAACAACTCATGTGCTGGCCTTGCCTGATTTCAACAAACAATTTACCTTGGAAATTGATGCTTGTGACTCAGGTATTAGAGTTGTGTTGATGCAGGAGAATAGATCCATTGCATTCTACAACAAACCTTTGGGACCAAGAGTTGCTGCATTGTCTACCTATGAGAAGGAACTTTTGGCAATTGTGCAAGCTGTCACCAGATGGAAACAATACTTACAAGGTCAAAAGTTTATTATAAAAACTGATCATCAGAGTATACATTACTTCTTAGAGCATAAGATTTCTATTGTTTTACAACAAAAGTGGTTCATGAAGCTTCTTGGTTTTGACTATGCAATCCTCTACAAGAAAGGCTCAGACAACAAAGTTGCAGATGCATTGTCTAGAAGACATCATGACTCTGCACACTGTCACTCCATTACTTCTTCACAGCCTACATGGACTCAAGACATCATTGCTAGTTATATTGCGGACCCCAAGGTACAGCATCTCATCACACTACTCTCCCTCACACCAGATGCACCTACCAAGTACTCTTACACTGATGGCTTATTGAGATATATTATATGTGGGCATGTCTGCTAACACAAGAACCAATATTCTGGAGTCTCTTCACTCCTCTGTTGTTGGGGGTCATTCTGGAATGAAAGCAACATACAATAAAGCTAAAGCTTACTTCTTCTGGCATGTAATGAAGAAGGATATTTTGCTATATGTTTCCACCTGTGATGTCTGCCAAAGAAACAAAGTGGAGCATCAATTTGCAGATGGTTTACTTCAGCCCTTACCAATTCCTGGTCATCCTTGGCAGCACATATCCATGGAATTCATTGAAGAACTTCCAATGAGTGAAAGAAAGTCTGTCATTTTGGTGGTGGTAAACAAGTACAACCATTTCATTGGCCTTCATCATCCTTACACAGCTTCCTCTGTCTTCCTGCATCAATTACTTCTGACAGGGACAAGATTTTCACAAGTCACTTTTGGCAAGACCTGTTCAAAACTCTAGGAACTCAGTTGCACCTCAGCACTGCCTACCACCCACAAACTGATAGGCAGACTGAGAGAGTAAATGCTTGTCTAGAAAACTACTTAAGATGTATGTGCAGTCACCAACCCAATAAATGGCACCTGTGGCTTCCATTAGCAAAGTGGTGGTACAACAACAATTATCACACAGGATTGAAGATGAGCCCCTTTCAAGCTCTATATGGTTACATTACTCCTCACATGGCTTTTTCATCTGCTACTACTACTTCAATCACTGAGGTTGTTGCTTACATTAAACAGAGGGATGCTATGCTTTCTCTCTTAAATGACAACCTCCACCAAGCACAAGAAAGAATGAAATTTTTTGCTGATCAAAGGAGGACTGAGAGGGTGTTTGAGGTAGGTGACAAGGTTTACCTGAGGCTACAACCCTACAGACAACCATCTGTGGCACTCAGAAGAAACCTCAAGTTGGCAGCTAAGTTTATGGCCCATTCACTATTCTGCAAAAGATAGGAGTTGTTGCTTACAAGTTGGACTTACCTCCAGAGGCTAGgattcatcatattttccatGTCTCATAACTCAAAAAGCAGATTGGTACCTCCATTATTCCTTCTCCAACATTGCCAGCACTTGATACAGATGGCCAGATTTTAGTCATTCTTGCTGCTGCTCTGGATTCTAGAACTGTCATAAGAGGGGGAGTCTTTGTACCTCAACTACTGATTAGAATGACTAATGCTTCTGCAGCTGATGCTACCTTGGAAGACACCAAGCACATAACTCATCATTTTCCCAAATTCAATCCTTGAGGACAACGATTTGCTGATGGGGAGGGTATTTGTCATGTGCCTGTCTTATAACTTGCCTGAGTGGATGCCCTCATCTATTTACTAGGTGCCTTAATAACTATCTCTTAGTGGTTGATATCTATTGTCGGCCAACCAATGCTAGAGAGACAGGTGTGTGGACTGTATTCGTCCTTAGCTTAGGATTCTTTCCTTCTTCTGTTTTTCATTTAAGCTATAAGAACATCCCATTTTGGAAACAGTTATGAATTATTGAAGTGTTAATGGCTGCTTAGGCAGAGGTTACTGATTTTTCCGTTCAATTTCCGATTGATTTACCCTTAATTcatcacaatgtagtcttagttactgttttttttttaataaagaaaaggCAGATTTTATTAAGAATCAAAAGCTGAAGTACAAGACCAAACAAGGACCATTatagaaaagaaagaaacaaaaagctaaaaaaggaaaagaaacttaAGCAAACCTATAATAGGGTTGGTCAGGGAATTCCATATGAGTAAGAGAAGTAGGTCTAGCATTGTATCTCTGAACTTGACCTTTAGGAAGAAACACACCCTTCTTTGCAAAATGGTCAGCTGAAAAATTCACCTCTATATAAACATGTCTGTATCAAACGGAATGAATCCCAGTTCAACTCTCTGCCATCTAGCTACAAAAAACCAAGGTACTTTATTGTTCATCAAAGCAACAACACAAGCTTTGGAATCTGTCTGCAGAATTACCTTGTATTTCTGATTATTCAAAGCTCATTCCAGAGCACAAATGCTTGCAATAAATTCAGCAATGTAATTTGAAAGAATACCCAAACCACCTGACTCAGCATATATGAAAGCACATGTATGAATTCTGACAATAAAACCATATCCAGCCTGACCTGGATTTCCCCTTGAAGCACCATCACATCATAGAAGAGTTTCATCCAAATTAGGGAGATGGAAGAAGATTTCAACAATTATTATGGTCTTCGGATTACAGTAATGAATCTGAAAGAAATTCAAGATTTGAATTTCAATATCAGTTCCCCACATCATACCTTTCATTCTTCTTTTACAGTCCTGAGCAGTTCTCATGATTTTGTGTTTTATCCTTGTAAGATTTGGTTTTGCATTCTCAAAACAGATGTTATTCCTTAAGAACCACAATTCAACTATAATAGTATAAGAGCAAATGGCCCATAATTCTTTTATCGTAGGACTAGAAGTTTTGCTGCTCTTTAAGACATTTTCAAAAGAAAGTGGATTGAGATAATGAAAAATACCTCCC comes from Papaver somniferum cultivar HN1 chromosome 7, ASM357369v1, whole genome shotgun sequence and encodes:
- the LOC113294848 gene encoding uncharacterized protein LOC113294848 gives rise to the protein MVVPTCKELHDTNTRQQVELDSLHTKVNNIALQITSTATKDDLYSLKIEIENGFHAQLENFFSNRDLNNRHDAETNGSNSGGNHTGESQFHMHSGGISFPPPQRMPKVDFPRFDGDNPKSWLQKCEYYFQMHDLPDNTKTRMEAIHLDGKAFKWYDNFCLNQPHISWKFFCDNVCDRFENPANDNTVGFFNKLTQLTTVEAYFEEFEYLKALLLSVRPHFPESYFIASFTGGLKEELRISKATKPPQKLFNPNFSTSKPFTPTTCTPKPSVVPSTSLNPQPLPKINAPISLKRLTPKQVQARKSKSLCFNCDDYYRRGHICKKKYLCVLIGEETAESSEPEGELQLDTEEAPAVESDMEISLHALTGTISTDTIRILGSINKKNISILIETGSTNSFIDSALAKELKCPVEQTASLLVTVENGDKTIISGICSQLTWSMQGHKFCGDLRLLPLGGCDIVLGADWLRNLGDVLFNLSKLCITLKYKGKKITLTRVQHKPSLSMMSGSAMKKFFQKHTHGLVGQLFSISSSTTNSTTPPQISSLLNQYPDKTVVENLVKEMLQSGIIQPSNIPFTSPILLVKKKDNSWRFCVDYRKLNSLTIKDKFPIPIIDELLDELHGSKFFTKIDLKSGYHQIRVHPSDIHKTTFRTHHGHFEFQVMPFGLTNAPATFQSLMNIIFQDHLRKFILVFFDDILIYNPTLESHLLYLQTTLEILRNNNLSANFSKCSFGQQNIEYLGHIITATGVMADPAKISAMVDWPIPTNIKALRGFLGLTGYYRKFVKNYGIVSRPLTELLKKDAFLWSPAATTAFNALKTAMKTTHVLALPDFNKQFTLEIDACDSGIRVVLMQENRSIAFYNKPLGPRVAALSTYEKELLAIVQAVTRWKQYLQGQKFIIKTDHQSIHYFLEHKISIVLQQKWFMKLLGFDYAILYKKGSDNKVADALSRRHHDSAHCHSITSSQPTWTQDIIASYIADPKVQHLITLLSLTPDAPTKYSYTDGLLRYIICGHVC